The bacterium DNA window ATCGATCATAGCTGAACGTTCCTTTTCCACGGACGCAACCATAGCGATTTGCTCCGTGGGCACCCCCCTGTCTCCTTTCTCCCGGCTCCTGTCTCCTGACTCCTTGGTACCTGGTACTTGGTACCACCCGTCGCCATCATCCTTCGCCTGAGCGACGGATGACAAGAGGCTATGGGTGGCGGGCCTGGTACTGCTTCTTTCCCCCTCCAGCCACATCACCACCGGCCCGGCTTCACGGGCATTTTCCGGAGCGTAATTCACTCCCATCCACGCCACAGCGGCAAAGTGGATGGCCACTGAGATTACAATACTCCTGGACCATGCATTTGGTGATCTATTAATGGCGGCCATAATTATTCCCTCTGCACCCTGCACTCAGCACTTTGCACCCTGCACTCTGCACTACATTCCTGCCTTTATCCCCACGTACGCGGCCCTTCCCGGCACCCCGTACCCGGCGGCCTCCTCGTACTCCTCGTCCAGGAGGTTCTGCACCCGGCCCGTGAGTTCCACCCTGTCGGTAATCTGGTACGATGCGGCCAGGTCCACCAGGGTGTACTCCTCCAGGGTCACGTCACCCCACTCCTTCCTTTCACCCACCCGGACGGCGGCCAGCTCCAGGGACGCTCTTTCCGATGGATCGAAGCCCAGCTGCGCGCCGAACCGGGTCCTGGGCCTGCGAAGGAGCTGCTCTCCCTGGTCGTCCTCCGTGCGCAGCAGGGAGCCGTTCAGCCCCATGGAGAACATCCCTGCCCGGGCGGCGACGGAAAGATCCACTCCCTCGGTCTTCGCCTCGGAGACGTTCTGGTAGCCACCATCCCAGGTGTAGGGGTCGCCGTCGGGATCGTACCAGGCGATGAGGTTGTCGTACCGGGTCTGGTGCCAGGCCAGAGAGGCCGTGGCCTTGCTGCCCAGGGCCGTCTCCAGCCCCACATCCCAGCCGGCGCTCCTTTCGGCCTCAAGGTCCGGGCTCCCGTAGTCCGGGTTGAACAGCTGATCGATGGACGGAGCCCTGAAGCCGGTTCCATAGACAGCCCGGAAACGGGTCGCCCCGCTGACCGGCACCGAGAAGCCGGCGCGCCAGGTCGTCTCTCCGCCGAAGTCGGAGTGATCGTCGGCCCGGACTCCAAGGGTCACGGTCATCCCGGATACCGCCTTGTACTGTTCCTGGAGAAAGACCCCGTTGATGGTGGCCGATGTCTCGTCCAGGGTCGAAGTATAGGGTTCGAACTCGCTGGAATAGTAGGACGAACTGCCCGTCTCCTTCTCGGAATCGACTCCAACTGTCAGTACCGAGTTCTCACCAAGGTACAGGTTATTGATCCATTCAGCTTTTTCAGACCGGCCCTCGAACTTCAGTTCCATGAGGAAATCGCGTACAGGGTCGGGCCTGTTGAGATCGTGACGGTCGTGGGCGCTCCTCGATACCGAGAAGGTGGATTCCCACATCTCGGCCAGGAACAATGCCAGCCGCGCATCCAGGACCAGGTGCCTGGCGTCTCCGGTGTAGTTGGGATCGTCCCCCCCCGGACCCCCTGAGTGATCGAGTTCGTTGGTCGCGTCCACCGACCGGATGTTCAGCTGGAGATTGCCTCCCGACCCTATCTCCTGTTCCAGGCGGCCCGAGAAGGTGACGTTCCCGTAGCCGTCCCTCTCGGTATTGCCGTCCGCTTCCGCAGCAGCCGATATCCCGTCCGTCTCCATCTTCGAGGCGGAAAGGGACCAGGCCGTGCGGCCTCTGCTGCCCCGGGCGGACACGCTGCCGTGGCGGGTGCCGAAAAAACCGCCTTCCACCGACAGGTCCACGTGGGGATCTCCCGTGCCTTTTTTGGTGATGATCTGGATCACGCCCCCGATGGCGTCGGACCCGTACAGGGTGCTCTGGGGCCCGAACAGGACCTCGATGCGTTCGATATCTTCGGTACTCATGTGGGCGAAATCGTAGGTCCGTTCCGGGTTGCTTGGATCGTTGACCTCGACGCCGTCCACCAGGACCAGTGTGAACCGGGTGTCGCCGCCCCGCAGGAGGACCGAGGAGACCTTCCCGGCCCCGCCCTGGTTGACCAGGTCGATCCCCGGAAGGCCCTTGAGAACATCGGCAACGGTGCGGGCCTGTTTCTTTTCCAGCTCTTCGGCTGAGATGACGAGGATCGTACCGGAAACCTCGTCCGCGGGAGTTTCCAGGCGTGTGGCGGTGACCACGACCTGGGGTATATCTTCATCGGTGCGGGTTTCGGACAGGGCGCTACCGGGATGGACGATGCCGCACAAAAACAGCGCGGCAAAGATAGTGACGGTTGCGAGGGCCTTTCTCATGGGTCTTCTTCCTTTCCTCCCACCTCGGGGATGCAAAGTACGGTTTCCGGGTACGGAATGGAAAGAGCACCTTGCGCCGCCGACGGGGGAGAAAAGAAAAATCCCCGGACCTGTAGAAAGGTCCGGGGATTCCGTTTTTTATCCTCCGGCGCGCGTAGACACCCTGTCCTCGAGGGTCCGTCCCGCTATGGGTTCCATGGGCAGGTCTTCTGGCTTCCGGATCGTCCTACTCGCCGCGCCTTCCCGACTTCTTAAAAGCGCTGGGCCACCCATTCGACGCGTCCTCAATAAGCTCTGGACTTGCTCAGGGTGACTTTGCCGCGCAAAGTCAGTGGCAGATTGTTGCGGCTTTCGTCCCCGGTTACAGCGGCGGGTCCGCGACGGATTCGCACCGTCTTCCCTTAGCCCATGGTGGACCTAGCATATGGCAACCCATCTGGCCTGTCAACAAAAGCCTGGGGCCACCATGAGCTAAGGGAACAGTGCAGAGTGCAAAGTGCAGTGTGTAGAGGTGGAGCGCGGTATAAAAAAGACAAAGTTTCCAGGACCTAGCCCGCATTATTCATGATGGTGATGAGATGTCAGCTAACTGTGTGGCAAATATGGATAAATGGGAATGGCACGATAAACATCATGAATTATGCGGGGTTGCCCGGACATAGTCACGAGAGGAGTTTTTCGTTCCGGCAAGGCGACTGTCCAGTGAGCGCGGAAGCATACTTTAGTATTCCGCACAAGGGAACGACACAGCAACGCAGCCAGAACGGAAAAGAACCTCGTGAATAGTCCGGGCTAGTACTTTGTACCTATGAACCAGGGACCAGGGACTGCCTTAAACCGGAATCCTGCCTAGTCTGCCTGCCACGGCGACTTGTCACGGCGAAGTTCATAGAACGAAGACGGAAGCTCATTAGAGCGACGACGGGTCATCGCGTTTATTTCACCTTCTCTCTACCCCTTCACCCCTGTTAACTCTTGCTCTTGCCCTTTCGCTCAGTCGCTCCATCGCCAAATCTAAAGATCCTCCGTGTCTGGTATCTTTTCCGTTCTTCCCTATTCACTGTTCACAGTTCACTATTCACGGCATTTATATACAACATTTATATAATACTTGACTCTGAGACATTGCTCGGCTAGACTCCCAATCTAACTTTACCCCTACAGTAGGGAATGGATTCTTTTAAACCATGACAATTCACGCAATTCACAGCACTTCCAGAACCGAACGACCTGCAACCTGCGGATATACTTCCAATCCGGCCTGTTGCGCCATGGACATGACCTCATGTGCCATGATCAAGCTCTAAGGACCGCTACGCGGATCTTAGGGCATCTTCTGAACCGACCCCGTTTAACAGATCGCTGATCCTTTTAACCCGTTCCACGGTTTTTTGGCTGGGAACGTCCACCGTCGTTTATTTTGGCGGTACCTATCAAGGAGTATAAAAATGTCCAGCAACGGATTTAGAACCGATACTGTCGCACTGCATGGAGGCCAGGAGCCCGATGGAACCACTCTCGCCAGGGCTGTCCCCATCTATCAGACCACTTCCTACCTATTCAAGGATTCCGAACACGCCGCGAACCTTTTCGCCCTCAAGGAGTTCGGCAACATCTACACAAGGATCATGAACCCCACAACTGACGTATTCGAACAGCGCCTCACTCAGCTTGACGGCGGTGTGGGAGCCCTGGGCGTCGCGTCCGGCCAGTCAGCCATCACCCTTGCCGTTCTCAACCTTGCCGGGAGCGGGGACGAGATTGTATCGGCCACGAGCCTGTACGGGGGAACCTACAACCTGTTCAAATATACCTTTGCAAAGCTGGGGATAACGGTTCGCTTTGTGGACCCATCCGATCCCGAGAACTTCCGAAAAGCTATTAACGAGCGGACCCGTGCCGTGTTTCTGGAGAGCATCGGGAACCCCAAACTTGACGTCCCTGATTTCGAGGCCATCGCAAAGGTAGCCCACGAGAAAAAGCTTCCGGTTATCCTCGACAACACGGTAAGCCCGTTACTTTTCAGGCCTTTCGACCACGGGATCGACATCATCGTTTATTCCGCCACCAAGTTCATTGGCGGACATGGGACCTCCATCGGGGGGGCCATCGTGGACTCGGGTAATTTCGACTGGACCTCGGGACGGTTTTCCGAGTTCACCGAACCGGACCCCAGCTACCACGGCCTGGTTTACAGCGAAGCGCTGGGGAACCTGGCCTACATTATCAAGGCCAGGGTCCAGCTCTTGAGGGACATCGGACCGGCACTCAGCCCCTTTAACTCCTTTCTCTTCATTCAGGGGCTGGAAACGCTGCCCCTGAGGATCCGAAAGCACAGCGACAACGCCCTTGAAATCGCCAGGAGACTGAAGACGCATCCCGATGTCACATGGGTGACCTACCCTGGGTTGGAGGATCACCCGACCTACGATAACGCCCGAAAGTATCTGCCCCAGGGTTTCGGGGCCATTGTCGGGTTCGGGGTCAGGGGAGGCAAGGAGGCAGGGATCACATTTATCGACAGCCTCAAACTCCTGTCCCACCTTGCCAACATTGGCGATGCCAAGAGCCTTGTGATCCATCCGGCCTCTACGACCCACCAACAGCTCTCACCCGAGGAGCGGCTCACCACAGGGGTGACGGAGGACTATATTCGGGTTTCCGTAGGGATCGAGGATGTGGAGGACATCTGGGAGGATATCGAAAATGCCCTTAAAGCCGCAAGCAAGGAGGTCAGGCATGACACACAAACAAGCCTCACCGAAACTGCAGCCCGGTAGGGCCGGAAACACGGCTCTCTTTCCGGCAGGCGGCACGGGTGGATCTGTTGGGCAGGTGGAACTTCAGATCGTTACCTTCGATGGGCCTGATCACGTTCTTCACCTGGAGGGGGGAGGTTCCCTCTCTCCTCTCACCGTGGCCTACGAAACATACGGAGAACTTTCCGAATCCAGAGACAACGCCATCCTGGTCTGCCACGCTCTTTCCGGGGATGCCCATGCCGCCGGCCGTAACAGCGACTCGCCAGAGGAAAAACCGGGTTGGTGGGACCTCCTCATTGGTCCGGGCAAACCCCTGGACACCGACCGTTATTTTGTCATCTGCCCCAACTTTCTGGGAAGCTGCTTCGGGACCACCGGCCCCACGAGCATTGACCCCGGAACAGGTGAACCCTACGGCCTCTCTTTTCCATTCTTCACCATCACGGATATGGTGGAGGTGCAGCGTTGGCTTATTGACCACCTGGGGATCAAGACCCTTAACGCCGTGATCGGCGGGTCCATGGGCGGAATGCAGGCACTCCAATGGGCCATCTCCTACCCTGAAAGGGTCAGAGGAGTCATTCCCATCGCCACCACTTCCCGGATGTCTGCCCAGGGCATCGCCCTTAACGAGGTGGGCAGGCAGGCGATCCTCAGCGACCCCAAATGGCTGGAAGGCCGGTACCCCAAAAGCGATCCCCCCGGGAGGGGGCTGGCCATTGCCCGCATGATCGGTCACATTACCTACCTGTCCGAGGAGTCCATGCACCAGAAGTTCGCCAGGCGTTATGCCAACGGCAACGGGCGTTCTTTCAGCTTCTCAAAAGATTTTCAGGTGGAAAGCTACCTTCACCACCAGGGGGACAAGTTCGTCCGCCGTTTCGACGCCAACACCTACCTGTATATCTCCCGGGCCATGGACTACTTCGACCTGGAAACCGACCACGGTTCCCTTGAGGCAGCCTTTTCCCGGTGTCTGTCCAGCTTTCTCGTCCTGTCCTTTACCTCGGACTGGCTTTTCCCTGCCCGGCAGTCAGCTGAGATCGTGCGCGTCCTTAGGAAACTGGGCAAGGAAGTTTCCTACTGCAACATCGAGTCGGACCAGGGGCACGACGCGTTCCTCCTTCCCGGGCACCGCATGGGCGATCTCGTTACGGGGTTCCTGGATCGGCTGAATGAAGGAGGTGCCCCATGAACCTGCTTCACTCACTGGCGCGCCTGGACGAAACGGATCGCTCGTCCCTTTCCAGCGGTGTGGACTGGGCGTTGACAACCTTGCGGGACCGGGCCCTGGACGACCAGATATCCTCCATTGTCGCTGATGGGGAAAGGGTCCTCGACCTGGGGTGCGGAAAGGGTGACCTCCTCGCACGCCTCAAAAAGGAACACCGGATCCACGAAAGCGGTATCGAGATCGAAGGTGCGGCTGTGAGCGAGGCTATCGCCCGGGGCTTGTCGGTGACTCACGGCGACCTGGAGGACAGCTTGACCTCCATGGGCAAACAATCCTGGGATCTTATTATTTTAAACCAGGTGATCACCGTCATACGTGATCCGGTGTCTATCCTGCGCGAGTCTCTACGGGCCGGCGTGAAGGTGGCCGTAACCTTCCCCAACTTTGCCGGTTTAAGAACAAGGTCCCAGCTGGCCTTGCGAGGACGCCTCCCGGTCACACCCGCCCTTCCCTACCAGTGGTACGACACGCCGAACATCAGGCTGGTCACGGTGAAGGATTTCAGAACCCTCTGCGCTCAAATGGAGGTGAAGATCCTCAAGGAAGCTTTTGTGGGAAGGACGAAAGACGGTGGGTTCCGGCCCGTCAGCACATGGCCCAACCTGAGGGCGACATCGGCATTGTTTTTGTTAAAATCAGATGGATGAAAGCAGTAGCTTGGGTAAAGCACAACTACCATAAGTGCGATGTTTTCTGAACGCAGAGGTCGCCAAGGACGCAGAGGAAGGCTAAATCCTGGGGGAGTATGTTTCCTGTAGATGCGATAAAAGCTTATTCTGGGTCCTGTGTTCTACGTTCTGCGTTCCGACTTTCGCCCATGCGCCCATGCTCCCATGCCCCCCCGCGTCGCCGTGTCTTCGCGTCCCCGTGTCCTAAACGCACCACGCACCACGCCCTCCGCACTGCCTATCCTCTTTTACACTTGGCCAAAGCGTTGCTATTCATAGACCTGTCATGGAAACCATCCTTCTACTCATAACCGCCGTAGCAGCATTCTTCTCGGCTTTCGGGGCTTTTGAGGCAGCCAGGGGCACCAAACGGGCCGCAGAGCTGTCACTGCTCAAAAGCTTCATGGACGAGTACAAGTCCGAGGAGATGACAAAGCACCTCAGGACTCTGCGGGATGTATCCGACGGGCTAAATGCCAATACGAATTACGGAGTCTCCATGAAGTCGTTCATGGACCGCTCCTACTCCGATGCCATTGAACTTACGCGCCGCCGGGTCAAGTTCTACTACTTCTCCATCCACGACCTGTACGAGACCAAATATCTTAAGAAAAGGATCTATCTTAAAGCCATGAAGAACGCCGGCCTGACCCTGTTCTTCGATGTTGTGGAACCCCTGGACTACTGGAACTCCAAGCGAACCGGCCTCCCCTTCGAGGAAGCGAAGTACCGCCTTATCGATAAGTCCACCGGGTACGGGAAGAGGGATTGGAAGTGGTATCGTGAAGAGCAGGAGTCAGGAGAAGTGCCGGGTGCCTAGTGCCTGGTGTCCCAGTATCCAGGTTCCAAGATTCAAGATTCAAGATCCAAAACCCAAAGTGCCAAGAACGTTTTTAACCGCAGGGTGACGCGGGGTAAATCTGTACATATAAAACATTAAAACTTAAAAAGAGCTTTGGTTTGCTTAAAACTTCTTAACCCTGCGATGCGGCCCTGAGTCGGCCGCGCTGCGGTTAGCCAGCTTTTGACCTTCTTCCACGTTCCAAATTCCACATTCTACATTCTACTAAGCGGCCGGAAATACTCGGCCGATATATTCACCCACCTCCTCCAGCCAACCCTTCCTCTCCTCCTCCGTGCTCGTCACCACCACCGAGAAGTTGCGGCGGTAAAACTTCTTCACCCCGCACAGGTCGAAGATGCAGGTCTTCCACAAGTTCTCCAGGGGATCACCGAAAACCTCAAGCTCTCTTTTTTCAGGTGTGTTGGAGGTATTAAACACCACAGCGGCTTTTGCCTTCAAAATCCCCACGGGCACTCCCTCACCGCTGTCTTCCTCCTCAAACCGGTAGGCCACCTCGGGGCGGATCACCCTGTCCACCCACCCCTTGAGTATGGCCGGAGGCATGCCCCACCAGTTGGGGTGGATGAGGATGATACCGTCGGCATCCGCAAGCTGCTCACAGTGCCCACCGACGACAGGGTTAACATCGTCATCGAGGATCTCTTCTGACCGCAGGACTGGGACAAACCCCTCGGCGTAAAGGTCATGAAAGACCCCTGAGTGACCAAGCTGCTCCAGAGTTCTTACCACCGTCTCGGCGATGGCGTGGTTGAAGCTGCCAGGGGTTGGGTGGGCGAGTATTACGAGTATATTCATAAGGGCCTCCTGTACTCAGTGTAGAGTGCAAGGTGTACAGTGTAGAGAAAATCGTCTTTCCATAAAAGCGGTTTTTCGCACCAGAGTTCGCGAAGGAACGCAGAGTAAAGATCAATACATTAGTAAAATCTGATTCAATGGTATTTAAGTGAATTTATACCAATTGCAATGGTTGAATTTCATGCTAGGTTTCTCTGCAGCTTTGCGAGAGGTCAATTTTATCGCTTAGATAGGAACCGTGCTCTCCCCCAATTCTTTAGCCTTCCTCTGCGTCTTTCGCGACCTCTGCGTTAAAAATTTTTTTGCCCTTATTCTGGGTCCTGTATTCCAGGTTCTGACTTCTGCCCCGCCGCGTGAAGATCGCGCAGTAACAGCCCTACATCCGGCCTATCTGTAAAGAACCCTGATATCCTTTTTTCCTTGATCATCCTCCAAAGCTCTCTCCGGTCGTTGACGGTATAGATCCATACCGGGAGGCTCAGGTTCCGGGTGGTGGACAGAAAGCCAACTTTCAGCAACTTTTGACTCACCACCAACACATCCGCCCCGGCCCGGAGAGCCCTGTGCTCCGGATACAGCTTGGTGATCAGCTGCCATCGGGGGTGGCTGCTGAGGATGAGTCCCGTCCGGACCTCCGGCTTGATATCTTTTATTTTCCGGATCACGGAATCGTTGACAGAGGTGATGATGAACTGGTCAGGAACCAGGATCCCGAGGACAGTCTCAAGGACCTGATCTTCGTAACCTGCCTCCTTTAGCTCGATATCCACTGGGATTTTGTCTGCGCAAAATCGCAGTACTTCCAGGAGGGTGGGTATGGAATATCCTGCTGTTTGAGCGGCTTCTTTTATCTGGTTTATTGACATGGCCTTGATTTCGCGACCCGCGAAATCAAGGTCGTGGTGAACCACCAGGACTCCGTCAAAAGTTCGCCGCACATCGAACTCGATCATCTCGGCGCACATGTCCACCGCTGCCTCGAAAGCCTCCATGGTGTTCTCATGGTGGTAGTGGGACGCGCCGCGGTGAGAGATAATGACGGGGCGAGGTTCACTACCTGATATTATTTCGTCGATGGTTCTCATTTATGTGTCACCTCGCCCCGTATGGGACACGGGGACGCAAGGACACGACGACACGGGGGAAATATATTTATTATGTTATCGATAGTGTTCACAATAATGACCCGTGGAGTGTAAAGTGTAGCAGGTTTCATTGCCTCACTGTATGTGACACGACACTATGAAAATGGTTTTATACCGTGTCCCCGCGTCTCCCCGTCTCCGTGTCATATGGCTTTAAAGGGTCCCCTCCCCTTCTCCGCGTCTCCGCGTCTTGAAGCTGAGTCCCGTGGAATAACTATCCAAACTCAGCATCCAGTTTCCCTACCACTTCCGCCAATCTCACCCTCACCCGCTCACGCTCGGCAGGCTCTTTCCCATCCTTGAGGATTCCCAAAGCAGTTTCATAAAGCTTGACGGCTCTGCCCAGGTTTTCCTCCCGGTCCTTGACATCCGAGTACCTTGACAGGGCATCACCCATAACGGCCATGACCAACCCCCTCTGGATCAGGCTTTCTTCCCCTTTGGTCTTATCCAGGGCATCGCGTATGTATCGAAGAGCTTGCCGGAGATGTGCTGGACTTTTTTCAATATCGTACAGCTCCAGGAGGACCCTGCTGGTGTCCGTAAGAACCACGCAGCGCTCTTTTAGATGCTGCGTCTCATCCATAAGCTCAAGTGCCCCCTTGTAAGCATCTGCGGCGCGGGCAAGGCTTTCCCCTTTTTGAAAATACCCCGCCAGCTCCACATAGGTATCCCCCATAACATTCAGGATCTTCATCCTTTGTGAACCAGCATTCTCATCGTCAACTGCATCGAGTGCAGTCAGGGCCTTCTCATAGGCATTTGCCGCCTTCCTCAGGTTGACCTGGGGTTCATTGTGAGAAGCAAGCTGCCTGTAGGCGCTGCCGGTCCGGGCAAGGAACATGGCTTCGGGTCCCGTCAATTCACCTTTACCGGCTGCGAGCGCAGCTGTTTCACAGGTTCTTGCCGACTGGGTCAGGTTTTCCACAGGGCTTTTTTCCCGGGCGAGATCCTCGTAGACCACAGCAAGTTCGCCAAGCGTCCTGAGGTAGTGGTTGATATAACGGGCAGGAGTAAAAAGCCGTGCAGATTCCCTGAGGGACTCGCCTGCTCTGAGAATTCGCTGCGGCTTTTCCTCGCCGGTTGCCAGACGGCTGTGGCATGCACCTATTCTGAAAAGAACATTTCCCCTGGCTTCACGATCCTCGGTAGGTGAAAGTTCCTCAAGAAGCTGCTCGAGAGACACCAGGGCACCCTTATAATCACCCTGCTTGATGAGGTTGTCGGGTCCGCTCAGGAGTAAGTCCTCTTCGGATTCACTCTCCAGATCCGGCTTCGGTCTGGCAATCGGAGCCACCTTGATCACCGGCCTGTCCATGGGCGCTTCTTCCTGGAGGGTCCGGAGCTTGAAGAAGATCCTGATCAAGTAAATGACCATGACGATTATAAAAAGATAAAGCCATCCGGCTGAAAATACCTGAGGCATAAGATCGGCTCCCCCTTCAGTTCACATGATTTCCATGGACAGTCTACTGCATTGTCACACTTCAATCCAGCGCCACCAGCAAAGACGAGAATGAGGGGAAGAGAGGGGGAGCGGGAGCTTTTGCCCCCTTTTCTACGGCGGCCTGGTAAGGGCCAGGAACATCCTGTCGGTTTTCATGCAGTGCTTTTCCATCACGGCCCTCATCATCGGCGCCTTCGCAGAGCGGATGAAATTTTCCGCCATGCTGCTGTTCACCTGCGCCTGGATGCTTTTCATCTACATCCCTGTTTGTCACTGGGTGTGGGGAGGCGGATGGCTGGACCAAATGGGAGCCCTGGACTTCGCAGGGGGAACCTTCGTGCACATCAACGCCGGTGTCGCGGGACTGATGGCAGCCATTGTCCTGGGAAAAAGGAAAGAAACAAAGGCCCGGAGAGATGAATTTACCAGGCCTTTGTTTCTTTGAGATAGGGGATCCTCCCTGCAAATTTTGATCAGACTTCTCCAAACCTTAGATTATGTAAACGAATCTGATACAATGTTTATTGACCAAGGAGAGTATATGGGCATCGCGGGGAGCCCCACGCGCAATGAACTGGACGGATTGCTCAAGGTGAGCATGGCACTGGCGAGTTCACTCGATCTGGAAAACGTCTTGCAGGCCGCCATCGACGGTGCTGTTGAAATACTCGCACTGGATACAGGCGCAATCTATCTTCTCCACCAGGACGAACTGCATCTCCGAGCCACGACGCCACACCTTCCACCTGAATTCCCCGACGAGTATCGTCGGGCGCCATTGAGTGACCATCCACACCTTCAGCGCAGTCTCCAGTCGGGTGAAACTGTTTTCATACAGGACTTCCCACTGGTTGACCTGACACCTGCAGAGCGCGGTGTGTGTGAGGCGCGAGGATTGAGGACCGTGTTCTGCGTTCCTCTGAACTCCGATGAAGACCCCATTGGTGTTTTTATCGTCGGGACTACGGGCGACACGCGAGAGTTAAAAACCAAAGACGAGGACTTGTGCCGAACGCTGTCGCATCAGGTTTCACTCGCGATAACGAACTCTCGCCTTTATGAATCGGTGCAGACATCATACAAGCAGATGGAGGAGGCCCAGCTCAAACTTCTCGAGAACAACGAGATTCTTGCCCGTACCAATGAGGAGCTTAAAAAAGCCAACAAGGTGAGGGATATTTTTTTTGCTCGCATGTCCCATGAACTCAGGACTCCGTTGACGGTTATTAATAGCTACCTGAGCTACATCCTGGGTCGCGGGTTCGGAAACCCCACATCTGAGTTGAGAGAAATCCTCCTTGTGATGAAGAAGCAGGGGAAGAACCAGCTGACCCTCATCGAGGACTTGCTGAACATAGCCCGCCTGGAATCAGGGCATTTCGTGATCATTTATCAGGAATGTTAACCAGGAGAACTGGTGTCTGATGTCATAAAGGCTTTCCGGCCAATCCAGAAGGAAAAGGATATCGAGATCATCCTGGACCTGGCAGCCGATCTTCCCACCATGTATTGGGATCGATCCAAAATAACCCAGGTTATCCAGAACCTGTTAGGAAACGCTCTGAAATTTACTCCCCATGGGGGGAGGGTTAGCGTTGCCGTTCGTCTCAAGGGCGACTTCATCGAGTTCCAGGTGAGCGACAACGGCATCGGGATTCCCAAGGAGCACGTGGAGCAGATTTTCGACCGGTTTTTCCAGGTTGACAGCAGTCCAACCCGCCAATACGGCGGATCAGGGTTGGGCCTGTCCTTCACCCGGGAGATTGTACATGCTCATAATGGCATGGTGTTTGTGGAGAGCAAAGAAGGTGTGGGCTCGATCTTCCTTACCCTGTTACCGCAGGGAGAGATGAAACAGGAAGGCGAAGGGCACTGACAATGAAAAAGGTTACGATTATTAAACGAATCTCACATCTGGGATCTGAGATTCGCTCTACAGATCTCCTAACCACCCCTCGAACATGTCCAGGTGGCTCTCCTCATCTTCAAAGATCTGCTCGAACAGTTTGCGCGTAACCACATCGTCCTCGTCGCGGCATTTTTTGATGATCTGCTTGTACAGGGCGATGGCCCGGTTCATGAGTTTTAACAGTTCGTCGGACGCCTTCTGAGTGTGCGCTTCAGCCATGGGAACCTCTTTGTTCTCTATCCCAAAGTAATT harbors:
- a CDS encoding histidine kinase dimerization/phospho-acceptor domain-containing protein, whose translation is MGIAGSPTRNELDGLLKVSMALASSLDLENVLQAAIDGAVEILALDTGAIYLLHQDELHLRATTPHLPPEFPDEYRRAPLSDHPHLQRSLQSGETVFIQDFPLVDLTPAERGVCEARGLRTVFCVPLNSDEDPIGVFIVGTTGDTRELKTKDEDLCRTLSHQVSLAITNSRLYESVQTSYKQMEEAQLKLLENNEILARTNEELKKANKVRDIFFARMSHELRTPLTVINSYLSYILGRGFGNPTSELREILLVMKKQGKNQLTLIEDLLNIARLESGHFVIIYQEC
- a CDS encoding ATP-binding protein encodes the protein MSDVIKAFRPIQKEKDIEIILDLAADLPTMYWDRSKITQVIQNLLGNALKFTPHGGRVSVAVRLKGDFIEFQVSDNGIGIPKEHVEQIFDRFFQVDSSPTRQYGGSGLGLSFTREIVHAHNGMVFVESKEGVGSIFLTLLPQGEMKQEGEGH
- a CDS encoding ferritin-like domain-containing protein, translated to MAEAHTQKASDELLKLMNRAIALYKQIIKKCRDEDDVVTRKLFEQIFEDEESHLDMFEGWLGDL